In Nicotiana tabacum cultivar K326 chromosome 19, ASM71507v2, whole genome shotgun sequence, one DNA window encodes the following:
- the LOC142173334 gene encoding uncharacterized protein LOC142173334, producing the protein MERKYREYRDKHRELCRRLGGSSNFRALRDDLTEKDDELVRVIRKCSILEGALRDKEEELIVSKGVEAQCVDLQDQVVSQRAKLEEYQLKADALSGEVAEKAASLEKAESAQLSDVRRAKIFTIVIRVLLSERESSLETAKLREKRLDERVGELEKEASSIRDRVAALEAEKAQLLA; encoded by the coding sequence ATGGAGCGGAAGTATCGCGAATACCGTGATAAACATCGCGAGCTTTGCAGGAGGCTTGGTGGGAGCAGTAATTTTCGGGCTCTCCGAGACGATTTGACGGAGAAGGACGATGAGTTGGTGAGGGTCATCAGAAAATGCAGCATCCTCGAGGGGGCGTTGAGGGATAAAGAGGAAGAACTTATAGTCAGTAAGGGGGTTGAGGCCCAATGCGTCGATCTTCAGGATCAGGTGGTTTCACAGCGCGCCAAGCTTGAGGAGTACCAACTCAAAGCAGATGCTCTGAGTGGTGAGGTTGCTGAAAAGGCAGCGAGCTTAGAGAAGGCGGAGTCGGCTCAGTTGTCGGATGTGAGAAGAGCGAAAATTTTTACAATCGTGATCCGCGTCCTGCTTTCTGAGAGGGAGAGTTCCCTGGAGACGGCCAAGCTCAGAGAGAAGCGACTTGATGAGCGGGTAGGAGAGCTGGAAAAAGAGGCTTCGAGCATTAGAGATCGGGTTGCTGCTCTCGAGGCCGAGAAAGCGCAGTTGTTGGCTTAG